Genomic window (Helianthus annuus cultivar XRQ/B chromosome 3, HanXRQr2.0-SUNRISE, whole genome shotgun sequence):
tcatttatgtttgttcaatTACGTTTATTTGTGTTGTTAAATTATATTCGTttaagtttgtttatgtttatttacgttCATGAATTGTTCGCTTAAAttttaaacgaacaaacataaacaaacatgcccattttcttaataaacgaacataaacaaaaatatgtgttcggttatatgttcgtgttcggttaaagttaaataaaCGAATACAAACATGCCTTTATTCGTGTTTATTATGTTCATTTGCATGCCTATTTGTAAGGCTTATTTCATTATGATTTAGATTCTATTTGAGAAAAAAGGTTCAATCATTATTACTATAGTCCGCTTTATAACAAACTATCAATTATTTCTAATATTCTTAAGCATAACAAGTAAAATAAAATGATAATGAGCCGAGCCCGAATCACCCAACTAAttaatttttttagttaaatgttattttattCCCTGTGTTTTGGGTTATtgtgccagtttagtccaaatgttttattttttcacatgtgagtccaaaaaggttccaccgttgccattttagccCACTGGATTAACTTCATCCGTTTTTTCTGTTagcgagaagggcaattcggttatTTTAAATGGCTGAATTGCTCTTCTAgctaacagaattacatataaaatgaccgaattgcccttctcgttaacagaaaaaaatggataaagttaatccagtgaactaaaatggcaacggtgaaattTTTTTGGACCCataggcgaaaaatgaaacatttggactaaactggcaaaatggcccaaacaacagggactaaaatatcatttaactctttttttttcaaaatccaCTCGTTTTAACATGTTACCCCGCCTAATTCATCATCCATTTTACCAACTGGTGTTTATAGTATAGAATTCCCTGAACCATAAACTTCGCCCTAGAAAGCGCGCGCGCGCAAAACCCCAAATGAAACCGCGTGTAAGAAACAAACGAACATAAGAACGAAATGAACGGAAGAACAAAACATACATATAGAAAAGAAAATACAACATTGCCACCCGTCGTAACCTCGGTTTACAATCTAGTTGCTCAACTAAAATCCCTATCTCTACATTaggaaaaggaaaaaaaagtCAAACGTGAAACGATCGCGCAAACGGTATTTTACAAGCTAAGCAAAACCATTATCAGATTCAAACCCACTCTTTCGGGTTAATACAAGCATCCAAAAGTTTCCATTCTTCGCTACCCTCTTCAGGTTTCTGTTCATCCACAAATTATATATTTCGGTTTCAATAACCCAATCAGCAATCATAGTATCATACAATAAAGGCGGCAGTTTCAACTCGTTCATTCTGAAACGGTCTATTTGGGTTGTCTTTAATCTCAAAACGGGttgacaattgtttattgtttaaCGTCTATTTTCTtaagagttaactgtcattttcttccctgtggtttgttcacttttgccaTTTCAGGCCAATTTTAAAAAAATGCTCCAGTTTCCTCCCTGACATACTGGAAACatgccacttcagtccaaaaattaAATCCCAGTTAAGTCAGACAGGTTAAATgaagggtattattgtcaattcatatatcttttattttcaCCTTATTTTATGAATTGACAATAATTCCCTTCATTTAACCCGtctgacttaactgggttttaatttttggaCTGAACTCTGAAGTGGCACGTTTCCAGTATGTCAGGGAGAAAATTGGTCCATTTTTGAAAATTGGTCTGaaatggcaaaagtgagcaaaccacagggacgaaaatgacagttaactcattTCTTAATGTTAATATTTAACATTATTACCGCAATGTTATTGTTTTTGTGACTTTAACTAAAAACATTACTTATATGTAAGAAAACTAGAAGTTAATAAAAAATGAGGGTAGCCGGGTAGGTCAACCAGACTCCAGCCTATTACAACCCATACAAAAAAAGAACAATATGGTTCAACCCAAACTCGTTTGACCCATTACCCGACCCGTCAATCTCAATACTTACATGGTCATATTCCCATCTGGCTGTTAGCGGCAAAGAGACAAGAATGCTTTCAATCCGACCTCCAGTTTTAAGACCGAATGTTGTCCCTCGATCATACACCTTTTATTTGTTCAAAAGGTTATAATCACATGATAGTAAAagataaataataattaataaggggctgtttggcaacatctgaatagttaagtgttgaaccaataagaggtctgaaccattaagtgctgaaccagtaagaggtctgaaccattaagagcctgtataatgtttaaccgttcagaggcaaatgtctgaccaattcagattagaggtcttaaccattcagactctgtataaatcttaaccattcagaggcaaatgtctgaaccattcatgaaacaaacagtctgaaccttGGTTTTAAATTGCGTGATGCGCTCCGATGCGTTTAGTCCAAAAATCTGATGCGTGATGCGCGATGCGCGCAGCGAGCGCATCACGTATGTGATGCgttctttataaaaaaatagttaaaaattatttatacataaaaacttataaaaacatacttaaagtaAAAAAACTGACGTAATTGGAAGATAAGAGTTGTGTTTTTTGGTTCAAATCAAGCATActaagatgttaattatggaaaaACCGAACACAGTTCATAAAATCTGGAAAAAAAGCATAAGAAACAATGTTGCGTGCATCAGAGCGCATTATGCGATGAGCGCATTATGCGAAATGCGCGCAATATTCTCGCATCACGTAAACGCATCGCATCAGCTGTTGCGATGCGCTCTCATTAGCGCATCGGGCGCATCACGCATTATGCGCGCATAatgcgcgcattttaaaaccaaggtctgaaccattaagtgttgaaccagtaagaggtctgaaccattaagagtctcattaagaggtaaacaaacagcccgtAATAATAAGTTAATAGCAATAAGTATGTCAAAAGGGTGTACCAAATTGAATTCCACATAACGGCCCCTTCTCAGTTGCTGCCATGCCTTGTGTTTATCAGTGAATGGCGTATCCTTTCTCCTTTCTATAATCGGTATATATGCATCAACCACAGAGTTGGCGCACTCTGCAATTTTCAGTGTGCGAAAATGAGATCATTAAAAAGTAACTactgaaataaatcaaaaatggACAGAGCGTTTTGGGTCAATTCAAATGACCGATAGAAAAATATTCATTTTGACACATTGCCCGACCCACCCATCTAGCCACCTCTAAGATGAACAAGCAAATAACTGAGAGCTGCTTTGAATATACCAGTGGCAAAAGAGAGGAGCATTTCTTGATCATAGTCGTTTAAATCATCGAAAAATATGCCTCCAAGCCCCCGTCTCTCATTTCGGTGCTGCATATATGAATTGAAACAAAACTAAATTACtgttgaatttaaaaaaaaaaatctaggaaaaattacaagttttgtcctttatcttaataccacttatcaggcggtgtcctttttaacaaattttgacaagttttgccctTTACAAGGAACTTTGTTGCACATTTTGTCCTATAGgcttaacccagttagattttcttgttaaatgtTGTCATCCACGggtattttagtttttttacccatttatttcaaGAGTCAAccctaaaatattttgttttattcttttaaataatattacataaatgggtaaaaagactaaaatacccttgggtgacaagatttaacaagaaaatctaactgggttaagcctaaaggacaaaacgtgcaacaaaatttCTTGCAAagggcaaaacttgtcaaaattctTTAAAAAGGACACTGCCTGATAAGtggtattaagataaaggacaaaacttgtaatttttccaaaaatctatgttctaattttttaaagttttttttgaAAGTAACAACATTGTTCTAATCGGCACTTGTGTGCCTTAAATTCTTCCAAATTATGTATAATCTAGTAGAATGTTTTTCTAATATCCATGTATATTGGTTTATGTCATGAAATATAAACTCGGATAGTATGAGATTTTTCAATTACAaatatacaatatatatataaacacacatACAAGGTATACCTTAATGTAAAAATAATCATCACACCATTTCTTGAAACGTGGATAGAAGCTCGGATCAAATTTGTCACAGGCATTTTTTTGTACCTAGAAGGAAAAAAAACATGATCAACTACTAGTAAAAATATTCATGTTAAAAATGGCAAAACAGAGTCAAAACAGGTGGCATTTCTTCAGTTTTAAAATAATCAGTATATTAATCCTGGTTACAAAAACTACAAATAAACTAATGATGCAACTATTTATGAGCAAAACAATTTAGAATGCTATAAACATTTGCCCATGCTTTGGGCTGACGTTTAAACCTTTTGACCCATTCCAATTTTTTAACCAACTTGATCAGATGCACATGAACTGGTTAACATTACCTCAGTGTACTTACAAGTAACTAACTTTATCGACCAGAAGTAAAATATTTACCGTATGGAAGTGCTTGACATCTTCTTCGAATATATAAGCAGGTGTCAAATCAGTACCGCCACCAAACCACCATGATCTTGGTGCTCCGGGAGCATCTGTATGCATTAACAAGTAAATAATTGTTCATTTAGCACAAGTTTATTTCACCGACATGAAATCGAAAAGAGACGCTTACGGCTTATCCCATATGCAAGAAACGAATATTTAGTTTTAAACTGTAATCTTTGAGAACTGTAATTCATCATTCCATCATGTAATCACTATTATATGGCATAGGGTCGAGTAAAAATTCTTATATAACCTTTTATATTATCAATTACTAACAAAAACAACTCAAATTGGGTCATAAGACTCCAAATCTTGAAAGAAATACGTAAATGAGCATTCTACCTTTTCGAGCATCAGTCTCAAAATAACGATAATTGAAATGCAACGTTGGTGCAAAAGGGTTCTTTGGGTGTAAAACCTGTCAACAAGTACAGAATCGCAGAAATCAAAAGATTGCTATTTGCTACTACTAACCATATACATAAAAGAAAAGAAATCAGAAGATAGCATAGGTAGCTAAACATATATGATCATAAACAACCCACGCTTAGCGTAAAAAAGCGCAAGGCAGGCGCATCACATGTACAACCATATAACTTATAAGCTGCTTACCTCTAATCTGTTTCACACATAAACCTATTTATCAAGTAAACCTTTCATGATTTCTTCATCCCTTATATTGTTTTTACATATAAACCTCCTACCAAACCCTAAACTCGACCAATTTTAACCAGAACTCCATGAGGCGCACCATTTTGCCCCTGATGCCTTTCCTCTTCGCCCCACgaactatgcagttaatgcggtaaaatatcggatattgGTCAAgaaccgatatttgagatataggttatctcggtgagatatcggtaatttcAATATAAtacagaatttatatatatagcaacgtaacaccaataattcagtgatatatcggtcaatataGCCGATAACATCagtaccgatattctgaccgatATACTACTAggggaccgatatatcaccgatattaactgcatagcccACAAAtcagaaccccccccccccccttaacccAAGGGTACTAAAAGTTTAAAAAAAGCAAACATTTTGTGCATCATTATCACATAAAGAATAAATCAAACAATGAAGTATCAAACTAGTAACCGCAACATCTGTCAAAATGCATGATAAACagatcccaaaaaaaaaaaaaaaaaaaaaaaaaaaaaaaaaaaagaagaaaacctTGACTTACAGAGCTAACACCAGCAGCAAAAAAGGGAACAGGTTCAGGCTTAAAGTTGCCATTTTCAGCAGCATTAGCAGCAGGATTAGCAGCCCTATAAGCTTCAGGTGGCATCACACCATACACCACCGAAACATTCACCCCAGCTTTCTCCCAAACGGCACCGTCTTGCAAAACCCTACTTATCCCACCACCCCCACCCGGCCTCGACCACACATCCTCCTTAAACTTCGCACCACCGTCCGCCGCCTCAATCGCCGCACACACGCTGTCCTGCGCCTCCCGTATCATCTTCTCAAAGCGAGCTCTAATTGAACCCGCTTCAACCGATGATCCACCGTCGGAATCTCGGAGAAAAGTGTCCGGACGGTGGGTCTCTGCGGTCTCCTTTTCGATCATGTGTGATGAGGGTGATGATTGGATCTTGAAAGTTGTGTTTTTTATTGGTTTTTTGCAGGGGAATTGGTGGGAAATGGAATAGGGGGtgattagggttagggtttttgTTGGTGGAGGGGTGGAAGTGGGTAATTGAAATGTAGAGGTTGAAGGGAGTGAAGAGATCATGATGGTCAAGATTGTTGTTTGGGGGATGAACGTTGAAGGGGTTTAATGGATGTGAAGAAGATAGGAAAGGCTATCCATTTTCAAATTACATGTGGACTTTGatataatattattatattattattttggtCAAATACAAATAGCACAAAACCATGGGAAAATCTGAAGTTGTATAGAAAGAACACAGTAATTGGGTTAGATGTAGACATTAGTTTCCAACTTTAGACTATCTAGGAACAAACATAATGCTCCTATTATGGGGTATTATCCGATACGTGACATCCTACTCAGcgttggggcattatagcaaaagtggcgtagtggggcattatgccaataacgccccttccaattagaaaaaaaaaaaacaaaatggtcATGTGTATGCTTTCGGGTCCTGTGCATGTTGTCATTACTCCATTGGCTAGTCAACAAACAACAAATGCATGTTGTCAGGGCATTTAAAACAAAAGTGAGGTTGTCAAAAGTTGTCAGGGAATGCTCAAAACTGATTGGTTAAGACCATATGTGCatagcgttttaattaaaacgccaaaacgttttcttttcaaaaatcacgccccaaaacgccccgtGTAATGGGGGTTTGGGCGTTATATGGCGTTATTTtgcaatttttaaaaaaaaaaaacgccccactacgggcggTCTTAGACCATCCGAAGTAGGGTgtggtttttaaaaaaattgaaaaaaaaaaccgtcCCAAAACGCCCCCCCACACCGGGCGTTATCCGGCGTTATATTTGAATATGTTGCAAGCCggcgtttaaaaaaaaatatatgcaaAAGTGGTCAAATGCAAATTGGATCTGGCCAATGGGAGTGGTCCAAGTGTAAGGtgtcatttctttttttttttcttttctctacaaaaaaataattgtttattgattggaaggggcgttattggaataatgctccactacgccacttttgcaataatgtcccatgctgactgggatgacacgtgtcgaataatgccctaTGGTGGGGCATTATTTTATtccaccactacacatggtcttgtATATGAAAGGAGGGGGAAAAAGTGTCATGTGTGCGGTACGTCAAATGTGAACGTGTCAGTTAAGACACAGAGGCTTCTATATCTTCTATCTTTAAATCCTGTAAGGCTATGCATTATACTCTTTCCTGATCCATGGATATCTGCTTAGCGTCACATCACCATCTTATTTTATCTTATTTATCTCCCCTCCTATGAATATATGCTATGCTCTTCCCTAATCCCCACCTTTTTtcctatttttttaataaaataaagacgagagagagagagagaacgaaGAGAGGGTTAGAGAGGAATAAAGGATACTGGGAGATCGGGACCACACCCTTGGAAGCCCTGAAATTTTGAGGGGAAAGGGGAACTCTCCAGGCCCGCCACCTCAACTCCCAAGGAGCTTCTCCAtgagaccacccgtagtggtgaacaaatataatgcccccaccatggggcgttacccgacacgtggcatcctagtcagcgttgggcattatagcaaaagaggtgtagtggggcattattccaataacgcccatattatttttaatgcaaaaaaaaaaaaaaaaaaaaaaaacgaaatgtGGGTAGCTCAAAAAGTTATCAGAGACATGTGGGGTGGCTCAAATGTCATTGGGTGGACAAAAGTGATTGTCAGATACCATAATGTTGGAGACTTTTGATTGGCCCTTTTCAAATGTGCaaagcgttttaattaaaacgccaatttgattttttttccaaaataaCGCCCGGAAACGCCGGGTGTAATGGGGTGGGGGGCGTTTTCTGgcgttttttttttgaatttttaaaaaaaaaacgccccactacgggtggtctgaGTATGCCCCTTGGCCTAATGGTGAATGCGCCCCTTCATGGTGGTGTGCGCGCTTAGTGCTCCGCTAAGGTGGCACGGTTGACCCGTTTATGACACGATAAAAAATGTGACTCCACCTACCTAACCCGCTTGGTTAATTATTCCTAAATTCCCTGTAGTGACCATTTTAATTAATCATTTTAGTTTGGTTAATTATTCCTAAATTCCCTGTAGTGACCAACCAACTTGGGTCGATAAGAATTATATGAAATGTGAAATGAAACTTTTTACAAGTTTTTTATTGTGTTAGTTAtgtcttattattattattattattatttgaatggCAATGCTTACTTACTACTAATTAACATCAAATTAATCCTAAACTACTTCTTGCGCTGAGTGTGTTTATTAACCATTTTAAGTGAGTTATTTATATCAATTATTGCGTTGGAGCATGTTGTGCCATGCCATATTGACATTCGTGTTGCCAGACTACTTATATTTGATTTGTGTTAAAACATATCATGTAATGTCATTCGTATCATTGAACCAGATATATTTAATCGTGTTCAATGTAGCACATCATATAACCTGAATATTACACATCCTCGTGTTAGTGTTCGAGTAAATCACACGTTTAGCCAAAATTACCATTATGCGGTGTCGAACAGCCCATACCAACCCACAAAAATTGTTAACTATATTGTCATGGGACCAAGTAGTATGCCAAGTCCTTCAAGCAACAATGATAGAACAAAATTTGACATCTATTATAGGGAGCCTTGCATGTTAAAAAGACATAACTTAAGTGTCCAAATTTGAGGCTAAAATTAGCACATTGTTTCAGTTGTTTGTATTGGCTTCATAAATTAAAAACTAGACACTATATTTGTAAAATATCACCAATAAATTTGGTATAATAATAATCTTCAGGAAGTAGCTCTTTGTCTCATCCATTTTGTAGCAGACCATTTCTCTCCAGAGAGAACCTCACAACCTCCATGAATGCTGTCAGGGTCTGATTGTCCATCAAGCCCctgcaaaaaaaataaaaaaaaaattaaaaacattttACTATATGCCACAAAGCACTggaaaatat
Coding sequences:
- the LOC110930781 gene encoding oxygen-dependent coproporphyrinogen-III oxidase, chloroplastic → MISSLPSTSTFQLPTSTPPPTKTLTLITPYSISHQFPCKKPIKNTTFKIQSSPSSHMIEKETAETHRPDTFLRDSDGGSSVEAGSIRARFEKMIREAQDSVCAAIEAADGGAKFKEDVWSRPGGGGGISRVLQDGAVWEKAGVNVSVVYGVMPPEAYRAANPAANAAENGNFKPEPVPFFAAGVSSVLHPKNPFAPTLHFNYRYFETDARKDAPGAPRSWWFGGGTDLTPAYIFEEDVKHFHTVQKNACDKFDPSFYPRFKKWCDDYFYIKHRNERRGLGGIFFDDLNDYDQEMLLSFATECANSVVDAYIPIIERRKDTPFTDKHKAWQQLRRGRYVEFNLVYDRGTTFGLKTGGRIESILVSLPLTARWEYDHKPEEGSEEWKLLDACINPKEWV